TGAGGGCGATCTCGATGTTGCAGTGCTCGCGGGCCAGGCAGGAGGCGATGCGATGGAGCAACCCGGGGCGGTCCTGAGTGACGATCTGCAACAAGGTACTGCCGGAGGAGCTTTGATCATCGAACTCGATGCGGGTCTCCACCGACACCCGCACCTTTCCATTCTTGTCTCCCCGTAAGCGATCGCGCAACATGCGTTCCAGGTCGGCCTCACCGTGGAGGACGGCCGTGATGTCGCGCTTCAGGCGGTCCCACTCCGGCAGGTTCAGTTCGAGGGTGCGAAAAGGATCGGTGAAGTAGAAGGTGTCCACCACCGTCCCCGCCTCATTGGAGAAGGCATTGGCCTTGACGATGTTCATGCGCCAGGCGGCGAGCGCGCCGGTGATGGAGGCGAAGAGCCGGGGCCGGTCCTTGGTCACCAGCGTCAGCTCAAACCAGTGGCGGCCGCGCTTGAGGTCGAGTTGGACGCTTTCCTGACCGAGCGCGGCGGCGAGGTTGAAGTGCTGCAGGATAGCTTGCGGTGGGTAGGACTGCAGGTAGCGCTTGGGGAAGCCTTCGAGGAACGATTTGAGTTTCCTGGTCGCACTCGGGGCCAGGCTGTGCAGGCGTGCAAGGTATCCGCCGTCACCGTTGCCGTGGACACGCTCATCCAGGGAGCGGTTCAGGTGGGCAGAGGTGGCGATGTAGAGCTGCCAGATGTTCTCCGCTTTCCAGGGGGTCAGCGCCTCGAGGTTCACTGACTTGATGTCGGCGTAAGTGAGCAGGCAGAGCATCTTCAGCCGTTCGGGGGTTCCGATCTTTTCGGCGAAGGCGCGGATGGTGGCCGGGTCGAAGATGTCGCGGCGCAGGGCCTCTGAGAATTCCAGGTGACAGCGGATGAGGAAGCGGACGGTCTCGCGGTCCTCGGCATCGAGGTCCAGGCGGGCCAGGCAGCGGTCGGCGATCTCCAGGCTGGCATCGACGTGGCTCTCCGCCGCGAGCCCCTTTCCCGTGTCGTGCAGCAGCAGGGCGAGATAGAGCAGCTCCGGCTGAAGCAGTTCCTCGAGGATCTCGCGGTACCCTTTGTCCCACTCGGCCTGCGACTGGCGCAGGCGGTGGAGGTTTTCGATGGCCAGGAAGGAGTGCTCGTCCACGGTGAAGCGGTGGTGGAAATCGCGCACCACCAGGCAATCGATGGATTCCAGCTCGGGCAGGAGCAGGGTGAGCAGGCGGAGGGAATGCATGGCGCGCAGGGCGTCGGCGGCATGCGGCTGGACGAGGATCTCCCAGAGATGGAGCCACAACCCGGCGCCGCGGGGTGGCGTAGCGGCGAGCGCTGGCAGCACTTGCTCCACCTTCTGTTCCGTGGTGGCGCTGAGCTTGAGGCCGTGGTGCGCCAGGAAATGGAACATGCGCAGCAGGACGTCGGGATCCTGTAACGCCGATGACTGGCGCAGGTAGATGAGCCCGTCGACCACGGAGAAGTCGGCGTTGGAAAGGCGCGAGCGCCAGTTCTGGAATTGGCGGTGGAGGGAGGACCAGGCGGCGGGGACCTCGTCCAGCAACTGCAGGGCGATGCGGCGCACGGAGCGCGCATGCCCGAAGTACAGCTTCATCCACTGGGCTGCGCCCGGGGCCGCCGGCTGGGCGCCGCCGATGTTGCGGGCGGCGGCCTCGTCCTGCGCTTCCCAGGTGAGAGTGCTGTCGTCGCGGCCGTGACGGAAATGCAGGAAGCAGCGCACCGAGATCAGGAAATCAAGGGCTTCGTCGAGCTGCTTCAGGGCGCGCTCGCCCAGCAAGGTGCGCCGTTCCGGCCAATCGCGCAGCTTGTGCATGGCGGAGATGAGCGCCAGCCAGCAGGCGACGTTATGGTCGCGCAGCCCGCCCGGCGTCTCCTTCACGTTGGGCTCGAGGTGGTAAACCGTGTTCCCGAACTTGCCATGGCGGGCGCGTGTGACCTCGGCCAGGCCCTGCACCAAGCTTTGCGACTCGCGGACAACCAGCTTGGGGACCACCTCGTCATGCAAACGCCGGAAGACCCGCGGGTCGCCCGCCAGGTAGCGGCAATCGAGCAGAGAGATGGTGAACTCGACGTTGTCGGCGTCGAGGCGATCGCACTCGGCCAGGGTGCGCGTGGTCGGGCTCAAACGCATGCGCAGGTCCCAAAGCTCCTGGGAGAGCATCCTCACCGGATCCTTGAAAGACCGCTCGCTGTCGCCGTTAGCGTGAAGAAAAAGGAGGTCGATGTCGGAGTGGGGGAACAACCACCTGCGCCCGAAGCCGCCGAGGGCGACCAGGGCGAATCCTTCAGGGCCGTTCGGATGGGGAGAGATGATCTCCTGCCACAGGCGGATGGCGATGGCGTCCACCAGGGCGGTGCGCTGCTCCAGAGCCCGGCGGCCATCGCCGGAGGCGGCGAACTCCTCTTGGATGCGCGTCGAGGTCTGGCTGTGGAGGTCGCGCAAGCCGCCGCCCAGCTTGGGTGCCGTGGTCATGGCGGCGCCTCCGAGGCTTAGAGCGCGCCCTCGCCGCGCTCCTCGTTGCGGATACGGATGGCTTCGTCCACCCGGGAAAGGAAAATCTTGCCGTCGCCGATCTTGCCGGTGCGGGCGGCGGTCATGATGGTCTGGACCGCCTTCTCCACCATTTCGTCGGCCAGCACCATCTCCAGTTTGATTTTGGGGATGAGGTCCACGGTGTATTCGCGGCCGCGATAGAACTCGGTGTGGCCCTTCTGGCGGCCATGGCCGCGGGCCTCGAGGACGGTCATGCCCTGGACGCCGATCTCCTGCAAAGCGGTCTTGACGGCGTCCAGCTTGTGGCTCTGGATGATGGCTTCGAGCTTGGTCACGCCTGCGCCTCCCAGTAGTAGCCCTCTTCGCCGTGCTGGGTCTGATCCAGGCCCTGGATCTCGTGCGCGTCCGAAACGCGAAGGCCCACGGTCAGGTCCACGACCTTCAGGATGACGAGGGTGCCCACGATGGCGAGCGCCCAGGCGATGGCGATGCCGACGACCTGGTTCAACAACTGGCGCGCGTTGCCCTCGAGCAGCCCCGAGGCCAGGGGGTTGCCCTGGGCGTCGTGGAAGATCGGATTGATGGCGCTGCTGGCGAAGACGCCGGTCAGCAGCGCGCCGA
This DNA window, taken from Terriglobales bacterium, encodes the following:
- the glnD gene encoding [protein-PII] uridylyltransferase encodes the protein MTTAPKLGGGLRDLHSQTSTRIQEEFAASGDGRRALEQRTALVDAIAIRLWQEIISPHPNGPEGFALVALGGFGRRWLFPHSDIDLLFLHANGDSERSFKDPVRMLSQELWDLRMRLSPTTRTLAECDRLDADNVEFTISLLDCRYLAGDPRVFRRLHDEVVPKLVVRESQSLVQGLAEVTRARHGKFGNTVYHLEPNVKETPGGLRDHNVACWLALISAMHKLRDWPERRTLLGERALKQLDEALDFLISVRCFLHFRHGRDDSTLTWEAQDEAAARNIGGAQPAAPGAAQWMKLYFGHARSVRRIALQLLDEVPAAWSSLHRQFQNWRSRLSNADFSVVDGLIYLRQSSALQDPDVLLRMFHFLAHHGLKLSATTEQKVEQVLPALAATPPRGAGLWLHLWEILVQPHAADALRAMHSLRLLTLLLPELESIDCLVVRDFHHRFTVDEHSFLAIENLHRLRQSQAEWDKGYREILEELLQPELLYLALLLHDTGKGLAAESHVDASLEIADRCLARLDLDAEDRETVRFLIRCHLEFSEALRRDIFDPATIRAFAEKIGTPERLKMLCLLTYADIKSVNLEALTPWKAENIWQLYIATSAHLNRSLDERVHGNGDGGYLARLHSLAPSATRKLKSFLEGFPKRYLQSYPPQAILQHFNLAAALGQESVQLDLKRGRHWFELTLVTKDRPRLFASITGALAAWRMNIVKANAFSNEAGTVVDTFYFTDPFRTLELNLPEWDRLKRDITAVLHGEADLERMLRDRLRGDKNGKVRVSVETRIEFDDQSSSGSTLLQIVTQDRPGLLHRIASCLAREHCNIEIALIDTEGQMAIDVFYLTAKKGKLAREHQQRLEAALHQDLGS
- a CDS encoding P-II family nitrogen regulator, with amino-acid sequence MTKLEAIIQSHKLDAVKTALQEIGVQGMTVLEARGHGRQKGHTEFYRGREYTVDLIPKIKLEMVLADEMVEKAVQTIMTAARTGKIGDGKIFLSRVDEAIRIRNEERGEGAL